TGAAAAGTGGGAGTATATAGGGGCTCCTATTAGGTGAAATACCTATAGAAAATGTTACTATTTTATTATTTGAAGAATCTTCTAAATCCCTCCACAATTCTTTTTTCAGATTTATTATTTCTAGAGCTTTTTTTATAAATATTTCCCCAGCAGGAGTTAATTTTAAAGGATTACAGCTACGGTCAAAAAACTTTGTTT
This portion of the Cetobacterium somerae ATCC BAA-474 genome encodes:
- a CDS encoding LysR family transcriptional regulator: MDLDKFKYIVCIAEEKSFTKAAQKLYISQPALSQYVATIEDQFKTKFFDRSCNPLKLTPAGEIFIKKALEIINLKKELWRDLEDSSNNKIVTFSIGISPNRSPYILPLFIP